From a region of the Paenibacillus sp. R14(2021) genome:
- a CDS encoding sugar ABC transporter permease, with protein MKRNGVIHELVRNRQLLLMFLPVATLLFLFNYLPLSGLIIPFKNFDFTKGIFGSDWMHPLLNNFDYILSSDAAFRAVRNTILLNALFIGVGLIFEVGFALMLNELRNKYFKRITQSLTFLPFFISWIVVGVFTYNLLNFENGALNRLLEWFGLQSVDFYSKASWWPLILTIAVRWKVTGYGTIVYLAALTSVDNSYYEAASIDGASRWQQMRYISIPMLKPTVMILTLLAIGRIMNADFGMFYAMVGDASLLFPTTDVIDTLVYRSLRKSGDIGMASAAGFLQSIVAFVLILASNYAARKIDKDSAIF; from the coding sequence ATGAAACGAAACGGAGTTATCCACGAGCTCGTGCGCAACCGTCAGCTACTGCTTATGTTTCTTCCCGTTGCCACGCTGCTCTTCCTCTTCAATTACCTGCCATTGTCGGGGTTGATCATTCCGTTCAAGAACTTCGACTTCACCAAAGGCATCTTCGGGAGTGATTGGATGCATCCTCTCCTGAACAATTTTGACTATATTTTGTCGTCGGATGCGGCGTTCCGTGCAGTGCGCAACACAATTTTGCTCAATGCGCTTTTCATTGGCGTCGGACTAATTTTTGAAGTAGGCTTCGCGCTCATGCTCAATGAACTGAGGAACAAATACTTCAAGCGGATTACGCAATCCCTGACCTTTCTGCCTTTCTTCATCTCCTGGATCGTAGTCGGCGTGTTCACGTATAATCTGCTCAACTTCGAGAACGGCGCGTTGAACCGCCTGTTGGAATGGTTCGGGCTGCAGAGCGTCGACTTCTACAGCAAAGCGAGCTGGTGGCCGCTCATCCTGACGATCGCGGTTCGCTGGAAGGTCACGGGTTATGGAACGATCGTTTATCTGGCAGCACTCACCTCTGTCGACAACTCGTACTATGAAGCCGCTTCGATCGACGGCGCCTCCCGCTGGCAGCAGATGAGGTACATCAGCATTCCCATGCTGAAGCCAACGGTCATGATCCTGACGCTGCTTGCGATCGGACGCATCATGAATGCAGATTTCGGGATGTTCTATGCCATGGTTGGCGATGCCTCGCTGCTGTTCCCGACGACGGACGTCATCGACACCTTGGTCTACCGCAGCCTCCGCAAATCCGGCGATATCGGCATGGCCTCCGCAGCGGGCTTTCTGCAATCAATCGTCGCGTTCGTGCTTATCCTCGCGAGCAATTACGCCGCCCGCAAAATCGACAAGGATTCGGCGATTTTTTAA
- a CDS encoding alpha/beta fold hydrolase — MMMKNLKSKKLLTLSLAVALIGTGTGIGTSLTKPSIAEAQHYSSGVVNTSNGHYVTVGNNVKLYVEDVGEGKPVVFIHGWPANHEMYEYQQTELPKKGIRFIGIDLRGFGKSDHPYDGYDMDTFADDVRQVIDKLELKDVTLAGFSMGGTVATNYMIRHKGHAVSKLMLFGAASPSWSQREGYPYGITQKDIDAIVANLKADRPNMLKSFGDDFFYKQPSPAFRAWFDQMGQSSDPRATIESIQSVAAADLRAGLKNINVPTLILHGVHDKAVPFAIAEELHKGVRNSTLVPFQNSGHGLFYEEKDRFNDEIVKFVEP; from the coding sequence ATGATGATGAAAAACTTGAAAAGCAAAAAACTATTGACGCTATCGCTGGCGGTCGCGCTTATCGGTACAGGAACGGGAATCGGAACGAGCCTTACGAAACCGAGTATCGCGGAAGCGCAGCATTATTCGTCCGGCGTCGTGAACACGAGCAACGGCCACTACGTAACAGTCGGGAACAACGTGAAGCTGTATGTCGAAGACGTCGGCGAAGGCAAACCGGTCGTCTTCATCCACGGCTGGCCGGCCAATCATGAGATGTACGAATACCAGCAAACCGAGCTTCCGAAAAAGGGGATTCGCTTCATCGGGATCGACCTGCGCGGTTTCGGCAAATCCGATCATCCTTACGACGGCTACGATATGGACACCTTCGCGGACGACGTGCGCCAGGTCATCGACAAGCTGGAATTGAAAGACGTGACGCTCGCTGGATTCTCAATGGGCGGCACGGTGGCGACGAACTATATGATCCGACATAAAGGGCACGCGGTTTCCAAGCTGATGCTGTTCGGAGCCGCTTCGCCCAGCTGGAGCCAGCGGGAAGGCTATCCGTACGGCATTACGCAAAAGGATATCGATGCGATCGTGGCCAACCTGAAAGCGGATCGCCCGAACATGTTGAAAAGCTTCGGCGACGACTTCTTCTACAAGCAGCCGAGCCCGGCATTCCGAGCGTGGTTCGATCAAATGGGCCAGTCCTCGGATCCCCGCGCGACGATCGAAAGCATTCAATCGGTCGCGGCAGCGGATCTGCGCGCCGGCCTGAAAAACATCAACGTGCCTACGCTCATTCTGCACGGCGTTCACGACAAAGCGGTTCCGTTCGCCATCGCGGAGGAGCTGCATAAAGGGGTTCGGAACTCGACGCTCGTTCCGTTCCAAAACAGCGGACACGGCCTCTTCTATGAAGAAAAAGATCGGTTCAACGATGAAATCGTCAAGTTTGTGGAGCCATAA
- the tpx gene encoding thiol peroxidase: MTQERTGKATVGGHPITLVGPELKVGDQAPAFTINKDLMTEVSLSDYKGKIKLISVVPSLDTDVCDAQTRRFNQEASKLGDGVVVLTISVDLPFAQSRFCATAGIERVVTLSDYKHRSFGEAYGVLIKELQLDQRAIFIVDADDTIRYVEYLSELSDHPNYDAALAALSELAK; the protein is encoded by the coding sequence ATGACACAAGAACGTACAGGTAAAGCAACAGTAGGCGGACACCCAATCACGCTGGTAGGCCCGGAACTGAAAGTCGGAGACCAAGCCCCCGCATTCACCATCAACAAGGATCTCATGACCGAAGTGAGTCTTTCCGATTACAAGGGCAAAATCAAGCTCATTTCCGTCGTACCTTCGCTCGATACTGACGTGTGCGACGCGCAAACGCGCCGTTTCAATCAAGAGGCGTCGAAGCTGGGCGATGGCGTGGTCGTATTGACGATTTCGGTCGACTTGCCATTCGCACAGAGCCGGTTTTGCGCGACCGCGGGCATTGAACGCGTCGTCACCTTGTCGGATTATAAACACCGTTCCTTCGGCGAGGCGTATGGCGTGTTGATTAAAGAACTGCAGCTGGATCAACGCGCGATCTTTATCGTCGATGCTGACGATACGATCCGTTACGTCGAATATCTGAGCGAGCTGTCGGATCATCCGAATTACGACGCTGCTCTGGCAGCCTTGAGCGAGCTCGCGAAGTAA
- a CDS encoding MarR family winged helix-turn-helix transcriptional regulator, with protein sequence MKNDNQGPHIPLDAHLCFSLYACSRAIFRMYRPLLDDLDLTYPQYLVLLALWEHETMSVKDLGDQLVLDSGTLTPMLKRMEAAGLVRRERSKEDERVLHIRITDKGISLKDQSTCVPLSLLEASGMTEEEIGVLNGAIKKLLHQVNEKSIGK encoded by the coding sequence ATGAAAAACGATAACCAGGGACCTCATATACCGTTGGATGCTCATCTGTGTTTTTCGTTATATGCGTGCTCGAGAGCGATTTTCCGAATGTATCGGCCGTTGCTCGACGATTTGGACTTAACCTATCCTCAATACCTGGTGCTGCTTGCGCTATGGGAGCATGAGACGATGTCGGTCAAAGATTTGGGCGACCAGTTGGTCTTGGACTCCGGCACGCTGACTCCGATGCTGAAACGAATGGAAGCCGCGGGACTTGTCCGGCGGGAGCGTTCGAAGGAAGACGAGCGGGTCCTGCATATCCGGATCACCGACAAAGGGATTTCGCTCAAAGATCAATCGACGTGCGTTCCGCTGTCGCTTCTTGAGGCTAGCGGGATGACCGAAGAGGAAATCGGCGTGCTGAACGGGGCGATTAAGAAGCTGCTTCATCAGGTCAACGAAAAATCCATAGGAAAATAA
- the trxB gene encoding thioredoxin-disulfide reductase: MHHQTVIIGTGPAGLTAAIYLARANLSPLIIEGSQPGGQLTTTTEVENFPGFPEGITGPELMENMRKQAERFGARIQSGYITRMDLSKRPFTLYLEGGDEITADAVILSTGASAKMVGIPGEAENIGRGVSTCATCDGFFFRNKKIIVIGGGDTAMEEAQFLTRFASEVRLVHRREELRASQIMQDRARRNAKIEWSLNASPLEVMSGDKGVTGLKVRNNATGEEEVLETDGIFLAIGHRPNTGFLGGQIQTDALGYVEVVPGTSRTNVPGVFACGDVMDSIYRQAITSAGSGCKAALDCESFLFEHQ; the protein is encoded by the coding sequence ATGCATCATCAAACGGTCATTATTGGAACGGGTCCTGCGGGATTAACGGCGGCGATCTACTTGGCTCGGGCGAACCTGTCTCCGCTCATTATTGAAGGATCGCAGCCGGGCGGACAACTGACGACAACGACGGAAGTCGAGAATTTCCCTGGTTTTCCGGAGGGGATCACGGGGCCGGAGCTCATGGAGAATATGCGAAAGCAAGCCGAGCGATTCGGTGCACGCATTCAATCCGGGTACATAACCCGCATGGATTTATCCAAGCGTCCGTTCACATTGTACTTGGAAGGCGGCGACGAAATAACGGCGGACGCGGTGATCCTGTCGACCGGTGCTTCCGCGAAAATGGTCGGCATTCCCGGAGAAGCCGAAAATATCGGACGAGGGGTCAGCACTTGCGCGACCTGCGACGGATTTTTCTTCCGAAACAAGAAGATCATCGTTATCGGCGGCGGCGACACCGCGATGGAGGAGGCGCAGTTCTTGACGAGATTCGCTTCCGAGGTCCGCCTCGTGCATCGCAGAGAGGAGCTTAGAGCTTCTCAAATCATGCAAGACCGTGCGCGCAGAAACGCGAAAATCGAGTGGAGCCTTAACGCTTCTCCGCTGGAAGTGATGTCCGGGGACAAAGGGGTGACCGGTCTCAAAGTTCGCAACAATGCGACGGGGGAGGAAGAAGTGCTGGAAACCGACGGGATCTTCCTTGCAATCGGCCATCGTCCGAACACCGGATTTCTAGGCGGCCAGATCCAAACCGACGCGCTCGGCTACGTGGAAGTCGTTCCAGGTACTTCCCGTACGAACGTTCCCGGCGTATTCGCTTGCGGTGACGTCATGGATTCGATTTACCGTCAGGCGATCACATCGGCTGGCAGCGGCTGCAAAGCGGCTTTGGATTGCGAAAGCTTCTTGTTCGAACATCAGTAA
- a CDS encoding transglutaminase family protein: MSVICESKHLADYLIETEDIDFNHPEILDLTSKLIASSSDQVDFVRRAYAYIRDEINHSWDIQSSRITCSASETLIYREGICYAKANLLCAVLRKAGIPTGFCYQRLTIGDTPDTGYCIHALNAVYLSSHKKWYRLDARGNKTGIDAAFSLEGERLAFQVRKEYDEVDYPTIYKEPNPKTIEALKQNTDCIKMYLSGLPDDIM, translated from the coding sequence ATGAGTGTTATTTGCGAGTCGAAGCATTTAGCTGATTACTTAATTGAGACAGAAGACATCGATTTTAATCATCCCGAAATCCTGGATTTGACTTCGAAACTGATCGCTTCATCATCTGATCAAGTGGACTTTGTTAGAAGGGCCTATGCCTATATTCGTGATGAAATAAACCATTCCTGGGATATCCAGAGCTCAAGAATAACGTGCAGCGCATCCGAAACCTTGATTTATCGAGAGGGTATTTGTTATGCAAAAGCTAATTTACTGTGTGCAGTGCTTAGGAAAGCGGGTATTCCAACTGGTTTTTGTTATCAGCGATTAACGATTGGAGATACGCCCGACACGGGATATTGTATTCATGCACTAAATGCGGTTTATCTATCAAGTCATAAGAAATGGTATCGTTTAGACGCTCGAGGCAACAAAACAGGGATCGATGCTGCATTTTCGTTGGAAGGTGAAAGACTCGCCTTTCAAGTCCGCAAAGAATACGATGAGGTTGATTATCCCACCATTTATAAGGAGCCAAATCCGAAGACAATCGAAGCATTGAAACAAAACACGGATTGCATCAAGATGTATCTGTCCGGTTTGCCTGATGACATCATGTAG
- a CDS encoding NAD(P)-dependent oxidoreductase has translation MQTIAVTGGGGKLGQYVVKALVRQQYNVVLLDRSHAAGLPCRQIIVDTSDLGQLASALQGADAVIHLAAVPSPTGFPVPAIFANNVMGSYNVLEAASLLGIRRVVMGSSTSCYGFAWAIKPFAPHYLPIDEDHPQLTQEGYGFSKTVGELTAAMFHRRNGMSVVSLRFSLIAAPAEYARLRRGLGKPDEFAKILWSYVDIRDAADACIASLHADVNGAVALNITGDDTLSELPTVELLRACYPEVKDLRQDFDGREPLFSNSLAKKMLGWHPQHRWADELT, from the coding sequence ATGCAAACGATTGCGGTAACCGGGGGCGGCGGCAAGCTTGGTCAGTATGTCGTCAAGGCGCTCGTTCGGCAGCAGTACAACGTCGTCTTGCTTGACCGGAGTCATGCCGCCGGCCTGCCCTGCCGGCAAATCATCGTGGATACGAGCGATCTTGGCCAGTTGGCGAGCGCGCTTCAGGGTGCGGACGCCGTGATCCATCTGGCGGCGGTGCCATCGCCGACCGGATTTCCTGTGCCTGCGATTTTCGCCAACAACGTCATGGGTAGCTACAATGTGCTTGAAGCGGCGTCACTGCTCGGCATCCGGCGGGTCGTGATGGGTTCGAGCACGTCGTGCTACGGGTTTGCTTGGGCGATCAAGCCGTTCGCGCCGCATTACCTGCCGATCGACGAAGATCATCCGCAGCTTACGCAGGAGGGCTATGGGTTTTCGAAGACGGTGGGTGAACTGACGGCGGCGATGTTTCATCGGAGGAACGGAATGTCGGTCGTGAGCCTGCGCTTCTCGCTGATTGCGGCGCCCGCGGAGTACGCGAGGCTGCGGCGCGGCCTCGGCAAGCCGGATGAATTCGCCAAAATCCTGTGGAGCTACGTCGACATCAGGGATGCCGCTGACGCTTGCATAGCCTCGCTGCACGCGGACGTGAACGGCGCTGTGGCGCTGAATATAACCGGAGATGATACGCTGAGCGAACTTCCGACGGTGGAGCTGCTGCGTGCGTGCTATCCCGAGGTGAAGGATTTACGGCAGGATTTTGATGGCCGGGAGCCGCTTTTCAGCAATAGCTTGGCGAAGAAGATGCTGGGTTGGCATCCGCAGCACAGGTGGGCGGATGAGTTAACATAA
- a CDS encoding carbohydrate ABC transporter permease translates to MVAKRFSISQAIIMLVISLFSLACLFPFLMVISGSLSIENDIVNYGYSLIPRHITFDSYRILFLGSNRIVDAYGISILVTVVGTLLSLLVNSMGAYVMARRSFKYRNILSIYVILTMLFSGGLVPWYIICVRYLELKDTIWAMILPPLANAFNMFLIRNFMQSIPEDIYESAKMDGAGEFRIFYRLITPLSVPVLATIGLFVALSYWNDWFLGLMFIDKQDLQPLQLLLRTLVSNVDFLRNSSNAAAMQRIMPQIPSESMKMALTVVTIGPIVFLYPFLQRYFVKGLMVGAVKG, encoded by the coding sequence ATGGTTGCCAAACGATTTTCCATCAGCCAAGCGATTATTATGCTTGTCATCTCGCTCTTCAGCTTGGCCTGTCTGTTCCCGTTCCTAATGGTCATCTCGGGCTCGCTCAGCATCGAGAACGACATCGTGAACTACGGGTACTCGCTTATTCCAAGGCATATTACGTTCGATTCGTACCGCATCCTGTTCCTCGGCTCCAACCGGATCGTCGACGCCTATGGCATCAGTATCCTTGTTACTGTCGTCGGCACGCTGCTTTCCTTGCTCGTTAATAGCATGGGGGCGTACGTCATGGCGCGGCGTTCGTTTAAATACCGCAACATTTTGTCCATCTACGTCATCCTGACGATGCTGTTCAGCGGCGGCCTCGTGCCCTGGTACATCATCTGCGTCCGGTATCTGGAGCTGAAGGATACGATCTGGGCAATGATCCTGCCGCCTCTCGCGAATGCGTTCAATATGTTTCTGATCCGCAACTTCATGCAGTCGATCCCGGAGGACATTTACGAATCCGCCAAAATGGACGGTGCCGGTGAATTCCGCATTTTTTACCGGCTCATAACTCCGCTGTCCGTACCGGTTCTCGCGACCATTGGCTTGTTCGTGGCACTGTCGTACTGGAACGACTGGTTTCTCGGCCTCATGTTCATCGACAAGCAGGATCTGCAACCGCTGCAGCTGCTCTTGCGGACGCTCGTTTCGAACGTCGATTTCCTGCGCAACTCCAGCAACGCCGCGGCGATGCAGCGCATTATGCCACAGATTCCGTCCGAATCGATGAAGATGGCGCTGACTGTCGTTACGATCGGTCCAATCGTCTTCTTGTACCCTTTTCTGCAGCGGTATTTCGTCAAGGGGCTTATGGTAGGCGCGGTCAAAGGCTGA
- a CDS encoding extracellular solute-binding protein codes for MRKRKARVPLLLAVLMLFAVLLAACGGNNGGNGNGENTGNKGTTGNTGSTGNTGTSGDNGGNAGKQEDEVTLKFYFGGDKKAATDEVWTAISDYVKSKGLNVKFNINFIPFTDFKDKMLVMAASGDSWDMNFDGDWLSYKQMAAKGSYMALNDLLPQYAPNLYKKYEEQGTLSAATVNGQIVGLPWTMKMNQRLFAGWRSDLADKAGITIAPDSINTIEDVDGLLRQLKKAYPNEKLSRSTPLAIYMIRDEWVDLNFHGLGFYLNDPKVTVQPVEQQPFYLEAVKKAKVWYDDKLINRDAMIDKEDGAAEWRNSKTLLTLTSHEWANADPGFSDPSFKQQMSLLYPDKKQVNRTALANVVSINRNSKHADRVLRFMDMIETDQKLYDLVQYGIEGKTYKLDGETAVYPDGMNTTTSNYMEWGGQWAFWKPQFMRPTSTYPKDFWVHEAEFAAEPVNVNSPIDGLFIAEDTMKNELAKRDQASDETSKPMEFGIVKDPDKEVAAYTEKQKGNGLDKILSETQKQIDAYLASQTK; via the coding sequence ATGAGGAAGCGCAAAGCAAGGGTTCCATTACTGCTAGCGGTCTTGATGCTGTTCGCGGTGCTGCTTGCGGCATGCGGAGGCAATAACGGCGGTAACGGCAATGGGGAGAACACCGGTAACAAAGGCACGACGGGCAATACTGGCAGCACCGGTAATACCGGCACGTCCGGCGACAACGGCGGCAATGCCGGTAAGCAGGAGGACGAGGTGACGCTGAAGTTCTATTTCGGAGGCGACAAGAAGGCGGCAACCGACGAGGTGTGGACCGCGATCAGCGATTACGTGAAGAGCAAGGGCCTGAACGTCAAATTTAATATCAACTTCATTCCTTTTACCGATTTCAAGGATAAGATGCTCGTCATGGCAGCTTCCGGAGACAGCTGGGACATGAACTTCGACGGCGATTGGCTGTCCTACAAACAAATGGCGGCGAAAGGCTCCTACATGGCGCTAAACGATCTGCTGCCGCAATACGCACCAAACCTGTACAAGAAATACGAGGAACAAGGCACGCTGTCCGCAGCTACGGTGAACGGTCAAATTGTCGGCCTGCCTTGGACGATGAAGATGAACCAGCGGCTGTTCGCTGGCTGGCGCTCCGATCTCGCGGATAAAGCAGGTATCACGATCGCTCCCGATTCCATCAATACGATCGAGGACGTTGACGGCCTGCTCCGTCAATTGAAGAAAGCGTATCCAAACGAGAAGCTGTCCCGTTCCACGCCGCTCGCCATCTACATGATCCGCGATGAATGGGTCGACCTGAACTTCCACGGTCTCGGCTTCTATCTGAACGATCCGAAGGTCACCGTACAGCCGGTCGAGCAGCAGCCGTTCTACCTGGAAGCGGTCAAGAAGGCTAAAGTCTGGTACGACGACAAGCTGATCAACCGCGACGCAATGATTGACAAGGAAGACGGCGCCGCTGAGTGGCGCAACAGCAAGACGCTCCTGACGCTGACGTCGCATGAATGGGCGAACGCGGATCCGGGCTTCTCCGATCCGTCCTTTAAGCAGCAAATGTCCCTGCTCTACCCGGACAAGAAACAGGTGAACCGTACGGCGCTTGCGAACGTTGTTTCGATTAACCGCAACTCCAAGCATGCCGACCGCGTCCTGCGCTTCATGGACATGATCGAGACCGACCAGAAGCTGTACGATCTCGTGCAGTACGGTATCGAAGGGAAAACGTATAAACTCGACGGGGAAACGGCCGTTTATCCGGACGGCATGAACACCACGACGAGCAACTACATGGAGTGGGGCGGGCAATGGGCGTTCTGGAAGCCGCAATTCATGCGTCCGACATCGACGTATCCGAAGGATTTCTGGGTGCATGAAGCCGAGTTTGCCGCGGAGCCTGTGAATGTGAATTCTCCGATCGACGGTCTGTTCATCGCCGAGGACACGATGAAGAACGAGCTCGCCAAGCGTGACCAAGCATCCGACGAGACGAGCAAGCCGATGGAATTCGGCATCGTGAAGGATCCCGACAAGGAAGTAGCCGCGTACACCGAGAAGCAGAAGGGCAATGGCCTGGATAAAATCCTGTCCGAAACGCAAAAACAAATCGATGCGTACTTGGCATCGCAAACGAAGTAA
- a CDS encoding S-layer homology domain-containing protein codes for MADYARSSVEALVAAALLQGSNGQLNPRGSLTRAESAVLLYRLYLN; via the coding sequence GTGGCGGACTATGCCCGTTCCAGTGTCGAAGCGCTGGTTGCGGCTGCATTGCTGCAAGGCAGCAATGGGCAGCTTAACCCGCGGGGCAGCTTGACCCGCGCCGAAAGCGCCGTTCTGCTTTATCGGCTTTATTTGAATTAG
- a CDS encoding enolase C-terminal domain-like protein, with the protein MIKREKERASRMAKITGIRCIRTRKNGTWTVVKVLTDQDGLYGIGTANDLYNPEAVVQVIDQLLAPQLIGRDTGNIEDMWQTMQLSSYWRNGSILQTAIGGIDVALWDIKGKEAGLPIYQLFGGACRAAVPCYGHAGGHDIAELKEDVHRYREEGYTVIRAQLGGYGGGGFIPREQANVPQGAWAQGAVFDEHAYLQAIPAMFEQLRLEFGSGVQFTHDVHEHLSPMGAVRLAKQLEPYDLFFLEDALPPEHVGWYRQLRQQSATPQAVGELFTNPQEWTPLIAERLIDFIRVRVSKVGGISAARKIASLAEAFGVRTAWQEGGENDPINQAAAVHLDMAVWNFGIQEINHFRPEEREVFPGLVERKGGYLYVSGKPGLGIDFDEEKALLLPGEDWKRTSYHQPYKLDRKADGTLVRP; encoded by the coding sequence ATGATCAAACGAGAGAAGGAGCGTGCTTCGCGCATGGCGAAAATCACGGGCATTAGGTGCATCCGCACGAGGAAGAACGGGACATGGACGGTCGTGAAGGTGCTGACGGATCAGGACGGCCTATACGGCATCGGCACTGCGAACGACCTATACAATCCCGAGGCGGTCGTGCAGGTGATCGATCAACTGCTTGCTCCGCAGCTGATCGGTCGGGATACCGGCAATATCGAGGACATGTGGCAGACCATGCAGCTCAGCTCGTACTGGCGGAACGGCTCGATTCTCCAGACGGCGATCGGCGGCATCGACGTCGCCCTATGGGACATCAAGGGCAAGGAGGCAGGGCTGCCGATCTACCAGCTGTTCGGCGGGGCGTGTCGGGCGGCCGTGCCTTGTTATGGGCATGCAGGCGGTCATGATATCGCCGAGTTGAAGGAAGACGTGCATCGCTATCGCGAGGAAGGCTATACCGTAATTCGAGCGCAGCTCGGCGGCTACGGGGGCGGGGGGTTCATTCCCCGCGAGCAGGCGAACGTGCCCCAAGGCGCTTGGGCACAAGGCGCGGTGTTCGACGAGCACGCGTATTTGCAGGCGATTCCGGCCATGTTCGAGCAACTGCGGCTGGAGTTCGGGAGCGGGGTGCAGTTTACGCACGACGTCCACGAGCATCTCTCGCCAATGGGCGCGGTCCGGCTCGCCAAGCAGCTCGAGCCATACGACCTTTTCTTCCTCGAGGACGCGCTTCCGCCCGAGCATGTCGGCTGGTACCGCCAGCTGCGGCAGCAGAGTGCAACGCCGCAGGCTGTAGGCGAGCTGTTCACGAATCCACAGGAGTGGACGCCGCTCATCGCGGAGCGGCTTATTGATTTTATCCGTGTCCGGGTATCCAAGGTTGGCGGCATCAGCGCGGCCCGCAAAATCGCGTCGCTCGCGGAGGCATTCGGCGTCCGCACCGCATGGCAGGAGGGCGGGGAGAACGACCCGATTAACCAAGCAGCGGCCGTACATCTGGACATGGCCGTGTGGAATTTCGGCATCCAGGAGATCAATCATTTCAGGCCGGAAGAGCGGGAGGTGTTCCCGGGTCTTGTGGAGAGGAAAGGCGGGTATCTCTATGTCTCCGGCAAGCCAGGACTCGGCATCGATTTCGATGAAGAGAAGGCTTTGCTGCTACCGGGCGAAGACTGGAAACGCACAAGCTACCATCAGCCGTATAAGCTCGACCGCAAAGCGGACGGGACGCTCGTCCGGCCTTAA